The Podospora bellae-mahoneyi strain CBS 112042 chromosome 7, whole genome shotgun sequence genome includes a window with the following:
- a CDS encoding hypothetical protein (COG:J; EggNog:ENOG503NUYB) has translation MNSKSAKQLPHEKRKGEAALSDFAEYVEQQQALRFPLSRAPATSSAAHHSATAKSAQAAADHEHHDELDDILDSLDLSDPAPRVRLREFLLSPESSTDALEGLSEIIQKRLLEGHGETVFDVGVEDNGDSMKLTRDEWDTAYKRVIDAAKKLGADCQLLLTKNVGGELDGAPTKDKDCSGKVMVRQAPSTVEEVIETRIAVVGNVDAGKSSMLGVLVKGDLDDGRGKARVNLFRHKHELETGRTSSVGMEIMGFDTKGEVVVSDTPGRKLSWEEIGKRSGKVITFSDLAGHERYLRTTVFGLLSSSPNYCLLMVAANNGLIGMSKEHLGIALALNVPVMVVITKIDICPPQILEQTVNQITRILKSPGARKIPIFIKNREECINTATQFVSQRICPIFQVSNVTGENLDLVRSFLNILPHHGRYDAEAPFEFHVNDTFSVPHVGTVVSGIVKSGVIHAGDDVQIGPDSLGRFTQTSIRSIERKRIGVPMASAGQSASFALRRIRRKDVRKGMVVLAKLDGAPPKVYREFVAEVLILSHATTIKTKYQAMLHVGPVSQTCAIIDVDRPFIRTGDRATVAFRFVQRPEYLAPGDRLLFREGRTKGLGIVKSVGYDPSQPLMAKQGDEGTAPLPQTATEESKGAEVMADA, from the exons TGCCCACCATTCTGCCACAGCCAAGAGTGCCcaggccgccgccgaccaTGAGCACCATGACGAGCTCGATGACATTCTCGACAGCCTCGACCTTTCTGACCCAGCGCCGCGCGTGAGGTTACGAGAGTTTCTACTGTCTCCGGAAAGCAGCACGGACGCCCTGGAGGGGCTCTCCGAGATCATACAGAAACGGTTACTGGAGGGCCATGGCGAGACCGTGTTTGATGTGGGCGTGGAGGACAATGGCGACAGCATGAAGCTTACACGAGATGAATGGGACACGGCATACAAACGCGTCATCGACGCCGCAAAGAAGCTCGGGGCAGACTGTCAGCTCTTGTTGACCAAGAACGTGGGCGGGGAGCTGGATGGAGCTCCCACCAAAGACAAGGATTGCAGCGGCAAAGTGATGGTACGACAGGCTCCTTCCACCGTCGAGGAGGTCATCGAGACCAGGATAGCAGTGGTGGGAAATGTTGACGCCGGGAAAAGCTCCATGCTGGGCGTGCTGGTCAAAGGCGATCTTGACGATGGAAGGGGTAAGGCGCGAGTCAACCTGTTCCGGCACAAGCACGAACTCGAGACAGGGCGGACATCGTCTGTCGGCATGGAAATTATGGGGTTCGATACCAAGGGCGAAGTTGTAGTGTCCGACACGCCAGGCCGCAAGCTATcgtgggaggagattggaAAACGCAGCGGCAAAGTAATCACTTTTAGCGATCTGGCTGGTCATGAACGTTATCTTCGCACCACGGTCTTTGGACTCTTGTCTAGCAGCCCAAACTACTGCCTGCTGATGGTGGCAGCAAACAATGGGCTGATCGGCATGAGCAAAGAACATCTTGGCATTGCCCTTGCCCTGAACGTGCCCGTGATGGttgtcatcaccaagataGACATCTGTCCGCCACAGATTCTGGAACAGACGGTCAACCAGATCACCAGGATACTAAAGAGCCCGGGGGCCCGGAAAATACCAATATTCATCAAAAACCGCGAAGAGTGCATCAACACGGCCACCCAGTTTGTGAGCCAGCGTATCTGCCCTATCTTCCAGGTCTCCAATGTGACGGGTGAGAACCTCGACCTGGTCCGATCCTTTCTCAATATTCTGCCACACCACGGCCGCTACGACGCCGAGGCTCCATTCGAGTTCCACGTCAATGACACCTTCAGTGTGCCGCACGTCGGAACGGTAGTGAGTGGTATCGTGAAGTCCGGCGTCATCCACGCAGGCGACGATGTACAAATAGGGCCGGACTCCCTGGGTCGATTTACCCAGACATCTATCCGTTCGATCGAGAGGAAAAGAATTGGTGTCCCCATGGCATCCGCCGGCCAGTCCGCCTCATTTGCCCTTCGTAGAATACGACGCAAGGATGTGCGGAAAGGGATGGTTGTTCTCGCCAAATTGGACGGCGCCCCCCCAAAAGTCTATCGCGAGTTTGTTGCTGAAG TCCTCATCCTATCACACGCCACGACGATCAAAACCAAGTACCAGGCCATGTTGCATGTCGGACCTGTTTCGCAAACTTGTGCCATCATTGACGTTGATCGCCCCTTTATACGAACTGGTGACCGAGCTACAGTCGCGTTTCGCTTTGTGCAACGGCCCGAGTATCTTGCGCCGGGAGATCGGTTACTTTTCCGCGAGGGGAGAACAAAAGGTCTGGGGATCGTCAAGAGTGTTGGGTATGATCCGTCTCAGCCTTTGATGGCCAAACAGGGAGACGAGGGTACTGCCCCCCTTCCACAAACAGCAACAGAGGAGAGTAAAGGAGCTGAGGTGATGGCCGACGCATGA
- the LSM3 gene encoding U4/U6-U5 snRNP complex subunit lsm3 (COG:A; EggNog:ENOG503P542) encodes MADVAEEAPPVSEPLDLVRLLLDEVVFVKLRGDRELKGRLHAYDSHCNLILGDVEETIYVVEDEENDEEVKTISRKSEMLFVRGDSVVLISPQSRIH; translated from the exons ATGGCCGATGTTGCAGAGGAGGCGCCTCCCGTTTCGGAGCCCCTCGATCTCGTCCGCCTGCTGCTCGATGAGGTTGTGTTTGTGAAGCTGAGGGGAGACCGTGAGCTCAAGGGTCGGCTCCAC GCTTACGACAGCCATTGTAATCTCATcttgggggatgtggaggagacgaTATACGTGGTTGAAGACGAGGAGAACGACGAAGAAGTCAAG ACTATCAGCCGGAAATCCGAGATGCTTTTTGTCAGAG GTGATAGCGTTGTGCTCATCTCCCCTCAGTCACGGATTCACTGA
- the GPI12 gene encoding N-acetylglucosaminyl-phosphatidylinositol de-N-acetylase (COG:M; EggNog:ENOG503NYTI) has translation MELLTIFAVLVVVLPSLYIYTASVVSTRFPKLENKSICLLIAHPDDEAMFFAPTVLALTRPEIGNHVKILCLSSGDADGLGETRKKELAKSGVVLGLRSTSDVFVVEKPEFRDSMTTTWDAGKISDLLISAFAPQLNKSKGASSPPTASIDVLITFDAGGVSSHPNHISLYHGAKEFVGALVAGKAGWAPPVDLYTLTTVPIARKYSAFLDVLPTLLSWAIGTGKRDKKHPGGLVFLNGLAGHGSFTTAWKAMTTAHKSQMVWFRYGWITLSRYMYINDLRLEKIKRK, from the exons ATGGAGTTGCTCACCATCTTCGCCGTGCTGGTTGTCGTGCTCCCGTCACTTTACATATACACCGCCTCTGTGGTCTCGACGCGGTTTCCAAAGTTGGAGAACAAGAGCATCTGTCTTCTGATTGCGCACCCGGACGATGAGGCCATGTTCTTTGCCCCCACAGTTCTCGCCCTTACGCGGCCTGAAATTGGCAACCATGTCAAGATTCTCTGCTTGAGTAGCG GTGATGCGGATGGCTTGGGGGAGACCCGAAAGAAAGAGCTGGCCAAATCTGGTGTGGTCCTCGGCTTGCGGTCCACCAGTGATGTTTTTGTGGTCGAGAAGCCCGAGTTCCGCGACAGCATGACCACGACCTGGGATGCGGGCAAGATCTCGGACCTCCTTATTTCTGCCTTTGCGCCTCAATTGAACAAGTCAAAGGGTGCCTCATCGCCCCCCACAGCCTCCATAGATGTGCTCATTACCTTTGACGCCGGTGGTGTGTCAAGTCATCCCAACCATATCTCGCTGTATCATGGCGCCAAAGAGTTTGTCGGTGCCCTCGTGGCGGGCAAGGCGGGATGGGCACCCCCCGTCGATCTTTATACTTTGACAACCGTCCCAATAGCCCGCAAATACTCTGCTTTTCTCGACGTCCTCCCTACCCTACTGAGCTGGGCAATTGGTACCGGCAAGAGGGATAAAAAGCACCCCGGTGGGCTCGTGTTTCTCAATGGTTTGGCTGGTCATGGTAGCTTCACAACGGCGTGGAAAGCCATGACCACGGCGCACAAGAGTCAGATGGTGTGGTTCCGTTACGGCTGGATCACTCTGAGCAGGTACATGTACATCAATGATCTCCGGCTGGAAAAGATCAAGAGAAAATAA
- a CDS encoding hypothetical protein (EggNog:ENOG503P3YF) has product MARQRKDPVTKVRLRQPDRSGPKEKTLLEIAQERNLFAEAEKRQNALRKKTGKSGTVDGNSSSEDDEEDDEEDEEKGLSPTAERILETMLWASCLSMLHFTLDVLVQHQYSADRVVWPTVWTRFFQALLVFGLLVYTLHPHPSKPTLVPGLPLRYQSALRQSVFFVCSICAGCYMTHITNMFGYLAVMKQAPSLGCLWVWSVIELELPWAVLSLVGAGGFLWLNGYDIK; this is encoded by the exons ATGGCAAGACAACGGAAAGACCCCGTCACCAAGGTCAGACTCAGGCAACCTGACCGATCGGGCCCGAAGGAGAAGACGCTGCTGGAGATTGCCCAGGAGAGGAATCTCTttgccgaggccgagaagcgACAAAATGCGCTGAGGAAGAAAACCGGAAAGTCCGGGACTGTTGAtgggaacagcagcagcgaggatgacgaagaggacgacgaagaggacgaggagaaagGCTTGTCTCCGACCGCCGAGCGCATTCTCGAGACGATGCTCTGGGCTTCGTGTCTGTCAATGCTGCACTTTACACTCGATGTGCTGGTCCAGCACCAGTATTCGGCTGACCGTGTGGTATGGCCCACGGTCTGGACGAGGTTCTTCCAGGCTCTTCTTG TCTTCGGATTACTGGTTTATaccctccaccctcacccatcGAAACCGACGCTCGTACCTGGCCTACCCTTGCGATATCAGTCGGCCCTGAGGCAGTCCGTCTTTTTCGTTTGCAGCATATGCGCCGGCTGCTACATGACTCATATCACGAATATGTTCGGGTATCTGGCAGTCATGAAGCAGGCGCCGTCTCTCGGGTGTCTCTGGGTGTGGTCCGTGATCGAACTCGAACTCCCCTGGGCTGTTCTCAGCCTTGTTGGAGCCGGGGGCTTTCTGTGGCTCAACGGCTATGACATCAAATGA
- a CDS encoding hypothetical protein (CAZy:CE4; COG:O; EggNog:ENOG503NWJ2) yields the protein MTMMRLSTLLSLSVGLLHSGGQAAPADTSRLAPRVPNGVIIEHCTVPGTVALTFDDGPFSYTGHVLDLLDAYGAKATFFVNGENWSHGIDDPSTTWPSILKRMVASGHQIASHTWSHQDLTYASWEQRRYQMQQLETSLRNVIGKVPTYMRPPYANCGGDCLPDIESLGYHVVNFDVDTKDYLHNSPGTIQAAIDTFSWAVSSGGQSSYLVLSHDVHQTTAEILTPAMLEIIQENGLRAVTVGECLGDPASNWYRY from the coding sequence ATGACGATGATGCGGCTGTCCACGTTGCTCTCCCTCTCTGTCGGGCTGCTCCACTCAGGTGGGCAAGCCGCACCAGCCGACACCAGCAGACTGGCGCCCAGGGTACCTAACGGCGTGATCATTGAGCACTGCACTGTTCCCGGTACCGTGGCCCTCACGTTCGATGACGGTCCCTTCAGCTACACCGGCCATGTCCTGGACCTCTTGGACGCGTACGGTGCCAAGGCTACATTCTTCGTCAACGGGGAGAACTGGTCTCACGGAATCGATGACCCCTCGACTACGTGGCCCAGCATCCTGAAACGCATGGTTGCCTCTGGTCATCAGATTGCATCTCACACTTGGTCTCATCAAGACCTGACGTACGCCAGCTGGGAGCAGCGAAGATACCAGATGCAGCAACTCGAGACATCCCTTCGAAATGTGATTGGCAAGGTCCCAACTTATATGAGACCGCCTTATGCCAACTGTGGAGGCGATTGCCTCCCCGATATTGAGAGCTTGGGGTATCACGTGGTCAACTTCGACGTCGACACCAAGGACTACCTTCACAACTCGCCAGGCACCATCCAGGCGGCGATAGATACTTTCTCGTGGGCGGTAAGCTCTGGCGGCCAGTCATCATACCTGGTGCTCAGCCATGATGTACATCAAACTACCGCCGAAATCCTCACTCCCGCCATGTTGGAAATTATTCAGGAGAACGGATTGAGGGCTGTCACGGTTGGCGAGTGTTTGGGTGACCCGGCAAGCAACTGGTACCGCTACTAG
- a CDS encoding hypothetical protein (EggNog:ENOG503P1TE; COG:S): MEDITITLTTKPSASLRASVFSAHSPSTSRNLSDVLVVFLNGLVLSRRAWSPAISHLLSSFSDNNQHPPTIFTYDRYGQGDSDHDPADDPNSIPYSHDAHDIVFDLHQLLTQFTSSSPHLPNLESARLVFVCNSIGCPLARLYAHAHADQTQISAYLFLDSMIANTDFVSIFPDPDDAGFDPGSLPKGVSPQELRYTRSQFRKFFHPTVPNPEHFDRRKLAEMLPFSDRPSLPLIGAPGDEKPSEKAPLLTVVGHDWDEFAEQCEKGTMAVPKQVINTFMNPTWSRYNDGLLRLVHSPGNSNTVKVASGCGHFIQKDDPEFVAKEIKHLLDNL, from the exons ATGGAggacatcaccatcaccctcaccaccaaaccaagTGCATCTCTCAGGGCATCTGTCTTCTCCGCCCATTCACCAAGTACCAGTCGCAACCTCTCAGACGTCCTGGTAGTATTTCTTAATGGCCTGGTTTTGTCACGTAGGGCCTGGTCGCCGGCCATATCTCACCTTCTCTCCAGTTTCTCCGACAACAATCAGCACCCTCCAACGATATTTACCTATGATCGTTATGGCCAAGGAGACTCGGACCACGACCCAGCCGATGACCCCAATAGCATCCCCTACAGCCATGACGCTCATGACATCGTCTTCgatctccaccagctcctaACACAATTCACCAGCTCGTCGCCTCACCTCCCAAACCTGGAGTCAGCCCGTCTGGTGTTTGTCTGCAACTCCATTGGCTGCCCCCTGGCACGCCTCTACGCCCACGCACATGCAGACCAAACACAGATATCGGCATACCTCTTCCTGGATTCGATGATAGCCAACACAGATTTCGTCTCCATCTTCCCAGATCCCGACGACGCTGGCTTCGACCCAGGCTCCTTGCCAAAAGGCGTCTCCCCGCAAGAATTGCGATACACGCGTTCACAGTTTCGCAAATTCTTCCACCCGACGGTTCCCAACCCTGAACATTTTGACCGAAGAAAACTGGCCGAGATGTTGCCCTTTTCCGACAGACCCTCACTCCCTCTTATAGGTGCGCCGGGAGATGAGAAGCCCAGCGAGAAGGCACCGCTGTTGACCGTCGTCGGGCATGATTGGGATGAGTTCGCTGAGCAGTGCGAGAAA GGCACCATGGCTGTCCCGAAGCAAGTTATCAACACTTTTATGAACCCAACGTGGTCACGTTATAATGATGGCCTCCTTCGTCTTGTCCACAGCCCGGGAAATTCCAATACAGTGAAGGTTGCCAGCGGATGCGGGCATTTTATACAAAAGGACGACCCGGAATTTGTGGCCAAGGAAATTAAACATCTGCTTGACAACCTCTAG
- a CDS encoding hypothetical protein (EggNog:ENOG503NZW8; COG:S), translating into MKITTLYVYPIKALRGIKLKSARIGPQGIAHDRTFMLFQVSEPDGELKKMQVDSHPQCALFEQEFSGGNISVRYHEPENQDQDEQPLVIPLTIDTATLARINVNLHGSAPSSAYSMGSPYEDWFSARFGFPIRLVYIGDGKRAVLGDTLPPKQHQQTTQNGKGGWLSSLTSYVTGRGQEGKPWITFTDVAPLLVTSESSLHDVSARLPADEPMPMYKFRPNIVVDGQGEEAWAEDLWAELTFNNKHKLLLTGNCVRCVSLNVDYETGKPAVGELGSVLKKLMKDRRVDTGSKWSPVFGRYAFPAVMQDGQGASFELRVGDEVEVTKRNAERTVWDWPGL; encoded by the exons ATGAAAATTACAACA CTTTATGTCTATCCCATAAAGGCCCTTCGCGGCATCAAACTCAAATCAGCCCGAATCGGGCCCCAAGGCATTGCCCATGACCGGACTTTCATGCTCTTCCAGGTTTCTGAACCTGATGGGGAGCTCAAGAAAATGCAGGTCGATTCCCATCCACAATGCGCTCTTTTTGAACAAGAGTTCTCGGGTGGTAACATTTCGGTTCGATATCACGAGCCAGAAAATCAAGACCAAGATGAGCAGCCGCTCGTGATCCCACTCACCATCGACACTGCCACCCTCGCCAGAATAAACGTCAATCTTCATGGAAGcgcaccatcatcagcctACTCGATGGGATCACCCTATGAAGACTGGTTCTCTGCCCGGTTTGGCTTTCCTATCAGACTGGTCTACATTggtgatgggaagagggcTGTACTGGGTGATACCCTCCCTCCTaagcagcatcaacaaaccaCTCAGAATGGCAAGGGCGGTTGGCTATCATCCCTAACGTCCTATGTCACCGGAAGGGGTCAGGAGGGGAAGCCATGGATTACCTTCACTGATGTCGCACCTTTACTTGTGACATCCGAGTCGTCCCTACATGATGTCAGCGCTCGGCTGCCTGCTGATGAACCCATGCCCATGTATAAGTTTCGTCCCAACATCGTGGTCGATGGGCAGGGTGAAGAAGCCTGGGCGGAGGACTTGTGGGCTGAATTGaccttcaacaacaagcacaaGCTGCTCCTCACCGGGAACTGCGTGCGATGCGTGAGTTTAAATGTTGATTATGAAACTGGCAAGCCCGCTGTGGGAGAGCTGGGTAGTGTTTTGAAGAAGTTGATGAAAGACAGACGAGTGGATACTGGGTCCAAGTGGTCGCCTGTTTTTGGCCGATATGCTTTCCCTGCTGTAATGCAAGACGGCCAGGGTGCGAGTTTCGAGCtgagggttggggatgaaGTGGAGGTCACCAAGAGAAATGCGGAGCGAACTGTTTGGGATTGGCCTGGACTATAA
- a CDS encoding hypothetical protein (EggNog:ENOG503Q4Z3), translating to MSFELTGMQCQWKFSFYEYYEIYIWDFAPGNSLGKMYKYIKECLSKAHRIRGNRDKYKHMKPVMETLTREPDTMRVRQIQPGENVKSLYDELAGPDAQFYVRTNLER from the exons ATGTCCTTTGAGCTTACTGGGATGCAGTGCCAGTGGAAGTTCAGCTTTTACGAATACTACGAGATTTATATCTGGGACTTCGCCCCAGGAAACAGCCTTGGCAAGATGTATAAGTACATCAAGGAG TGCTTGAGCAAGGCCCATCGTATCAGGGGTAACCGTGACAAGTACAAACACATGAAGCCCGTCATGGAGACCCTTACTCGCGAGCCAGACACCATGCGCGTTCGTCAGATTCAGCCTGGAGAAAATGTCAAGAGTTTGTACGATGAGCTTGCCGGACCTGATGCGCAGTTTTATGTTCGGACCAACCTGGAAAGATGA
- a CDS encoding hypothetical protein (EggNog:ENOG503P000), which produces MPDALEEILGISRRKLVEKKGNTPYALEFPFEAPPIWQQQHDIITETPLTSPRAKLLTSLEFASIKLKISMAELEETVCAQETMERDRSYIFKDTFHIGDLEPGVQDRYKESMKLITGLQKYPSPHPRRHEELTWLCMEILNWLNLKIYYDVYVRDPASPWPHRYILQDIVQAFMTMRLFFPNVEVTSIVQEHLGSREGQAFRNSKILDPEARRQVRPDARTRTSCAYRPRKFWDGWENKVYTGDDLYIDKFPYEWNMAIRPIIAKRKFSTLFLEPGLRPSCSHGSMNSLPSRHDWTRVRRVSPRCGPGFATANTEQHRPDKLDLFITYSNTDEFV; this is translated from the exons ATGCCCGATGCTTTGGAAGAGATTCTCGGCATCAGCCGGAGGAagttggtggagaagaaaGGCAACACGCCGTATGCTCTGG AGTTCCCCTTTGAGGCCCCGCCCAtctggcagcaacagcacgATATCATTACCGAGACACCTCTCACATCTCCCCGTGCCAAGCTGCTTACGTCCCTGGAGTTTGCTTCAATCAAACTCAAAATCAGCATGGCAGAACTCGAGGAAACGGTCTGTGCACAGGAGACCATGGAGCGAGATAGATCCTATA TCTTCAAGGATACGTTCCATATCGGTGACCTCGAACCCGGGGTACAAGATCGATACAAAGAGTCGATGAAGCTCATAACTGGTCTGCAGAAATACCCatcacctcatcctcgtcgccatgAAGAATTGACATGGCTCTGCATGGAGATCCTCAACTGGCTCAATTTGAAGATCTACTACGATGTCTACGTACGAGATCCCGCCAGTCCTTGGCCTCACCGCTACATTCTACAGGACATCGTACAGGCATTTATGACCATGCGCTTGTTTTTCCCAAACGTAGAGGTAACGTCCATTGTACAAGAACACCTTGGATCCAGGGAGGGACAGGCTTTCAGGAACAGCAAGATCCTCGATCCGGAAGCTCGTCGTCAAGTGAGACCAGACGCGCGTACAAGAACCAGTTGTGCTTATCGGCCAAGGAAGTTCTGGGATGGGTGGGAAAATAAAGTCTATACAGGAGATGACCTGTACATTGACAAATTCCCATATGAGTGGAACATGGCCATCCGGCCCATCATCGCAAAGCGTAAGTTTTCCACCTTGTTTCTTGAGCCCGGCCTGCGGCCGTCTTGCTCACATGGCTCAATGAACAGTTTACCGAGCCGGCATGATTGGACCCGCGTGCGTCGAGTCTCGCCAAGATGTGGTCCCGGATTCGCGACAGCAAACACGGAGCAGCACCGGCCAGACAAGCTCGATCTCTTCATCACGTACAGCAACACGGACGAGTTTGTCTAA